A window of Tripterygium wilfordii isolate XIE 37 chromosome 7, ASM1340144v1, whole genome shotgun sequence contains these coding sequences:
- the LOC120002554 gene encoding CLAVATA3/ESR (CLE)-related protein 9: MSFLRILFSAVLLVFFFASSAETAFSRNQHKYTTTYNHHHMHSCREKMYPRSLCIRFQSINNKHLPPPPPPDFHHDDEIDPRYGVEKRLVPSGPNPLHN; encoded by the coding sequence ATGTCTTTTCTCCGCATTCTGTTCTCGGCGGTCCTCCTCGTCTTCTTCTTTGCATCTTCAGCCGAGACCGCCTTCTCAAGAAACCAACACAAATATACAACCACCTACAATCACCACCACATGCATTCTTGTCGTGAGAAGATGTACCCAAGATCACTGTGCATTCGGTTCCAGAGTATCAACAACAAACACCtgccgccgccgccgccaccTGATTTTCATCATGATGATGAGATTGATCCGAGATATGGCGTGGAGAAGAGACTTGTTCCTTCTGGTCCAAACCCTCTTCACAACTGA